A genome region from Deltaproteobacteria bacterium includes the following:
- a CDS encoding DUF2061 domain-containing protein yields the protein MATFTTAGVTFLLTGRLDFAISVGVADSLVKFLIYYLHERMWSRTRFGQIQKPDYEI from the coding sequence GTGGCGACATTCACTACCGCCGGAGTCACCTTCCTCCTGACGGGGCGCCTGGATTTCGCGATTTCCGTGGGAGTGGCGGACTCGCTGGTAAAGTTTCTCATTTATTACCTCCACGAGCGGATGTGGTCCCGGACCCGGTTCGGGCAGATCCAAAAGCCGGATTACGAAATCTGA